Proteins from one Desulfovibrio sp. X2 genomic window:
- a CDS encoding TRAP transporter large permease has translation MDYVLLLTFLGLTAVGVPVAFSLCLASAVVLYGFMHMPLVMVPQTMYAGIDSFSFMAVPFFMLAGAFMSAGGVTARLVNFAQSLVGSFTGGLAQAVAVSGMFFAAISGSSAATTAAIGSTMVDEMEKKGYSRAWATGIVASGGTVGIVIPPSITLVVYGVIANTSVGDLFVGGVLPGIFMGLSMMLVSWWLAKKKGLKPEGTFSLANVGKSFKDSFFALLTPVIIIGGIYGGVFTPTEAAAVAAVYGIFVGMFIYKELKLRDFPQIIYQAVIGTTIIMFLVGAANTFGWLLTNLQIPHHVGAFVASLTTSPVMFLLAMNVLLLIVGTMVNASAAVVILTPIFLPVATHLGIDPLFFGVLMVCNLAIGCITPPVGLDLFVASAITKVPLEKVVRAAMPYLFALLASLLVLTLVPDIITILPRLLS, from the coding sequence ATGGATTACGTCCTGCTCCTCACCTTTCTGGGGCTGACCGCCGTCGGCGTGCCCGTGGCCTTCTCCCTGTGCCTGGCCTCGGCCGTGGTGCTGTATGGCTTCATGCACATGCCGCTGGTCATGGTCCCGCAGACGATGTACGCGGGCATCGACTCCTTCTCGTTCATGGCCGTGCCCTTCTTCATGCTGGCCGGGGCCTTCATGTCGGCCGGGGGCGTGACCGCGCGGCTGGTCAACTTCGCCCAGTCCCTGGTCGGCTCCTTCACCGGCGGCCTGGCCCAGGCAGTGGCCGTGTCGGGCATGTTCTTCGCCGCGATCTCCGGCTCCTCGGCCGCAACCACGGCCGCCATCGGCTCGACCATGGTCGACGAGATGGAGAAGAAGGGCTACAGCCGCGCCTGGGCCACGGGCATCGTCGCCTCCGGCGGCACCGTGGGCATCGTCATCCCGCCCTCCATCACCCTGGTCGTCTACGGCGTCATCGCCAACACCTCGGTCGGCGATCTCTTCGTGGGCGGAGTGCTGCCCGGCATCTTCATGGGGCTGTCCATGATGCTGGTCAGCTGGTGGCTGGCCAAGAAGAAGGGGCTGAAGCCCGAAGGCACCTTCTCCCTCGCCAACGTGGGGAAGAGCTTCAAGGACTCCTTCTTCGCGCTCCTGACCCCGGTGATCATCATCGGCGGCATCTACGGCGGCGTGTTCACGCCCACCGAGGCCGCGGCCGTGGCCGCCGTGTACGGCATCTTCGTCGGCATGTTCATCTACAAGGAGCTGAAGCTCAGGGACTTCCCCCAGATCATCTACCAGGCGGTCATCGGCACGACCATCATCATGTTCCTGGTGGGGGCGGCCAACACCTTCGGCTGGCTGCTCACCAACCTGCAGATCCCCCACCACGTCGGCGCCTTCGTGGCCAGCCTGACCACCTCGCCGGTCATGTTCCTGCTGGCCATGAACGTCCTGCTGCTGATCGTCGGGACCATGGTGAACGCCTCGGCCGCGGTGGTCATCCTGACCCCCATCTTCCTGCCCGTGGCCACGCACCTGGGCATCGACCCGCTCTTCTTCGGCGTGCTCATGGTCTGCAACCTGGCCATCGGCTGCATCACCCCGCCGGTGGGCCTGGACCTGTTCGTGGCCAGCGCCATCACCAAGGTGCCCCTGGAAAAGGTCGTCAGGGCCGCCATGCCCTACCTCTTCGCCCTGCTGGCAAGCCTCCTCGTCCTGACCCTGGTGCCGGACATCATCACCATCCTCCCCCGGCTTCTCAGCTGA
- a CDS encoding sensor histidine kinase yields the protein MRPASRIISWLRPTTLQSHLIHMVLALVLIQIGVSWYVISGLAANIFREQIGMTALQTARTVAQMPTIRVALAARDPHGLIQKLAESLRTETGAAFIVVCDKSQIRYSHPLPQRIGKKFVGGDTGPVLNEGRSYVSEAVGTLGRSLRGMAPVFGADGSVIGFVSVGYMLRNVHQSISAHLQKPLLYIIGMSLLGILSAVFIAGRLKKLTLGLEPSEITSLYLERVAVLRTIREGVIAIDTQGRVRIVNQAARRYLGLNLEERYAGRTVETILPGAGLRKALQTGLAEIDQERTVAGQELIFNIMPVSKDQAVHGVVASFRRKDELDRLAAELSRVQEYSELLRVQTHEFSNKLHTIAGLIQIEAYQEALDLVVTESTGYEDFIRFLGEAIPHPVIAAIILGKYNRAKELRVKLSIDRDGTLTDVPPHISQEKIVTVIGNLLDNAFEAVLGQPEDARRVDMAFTDLGNDIVFEIEDSGPGIPDDQMERIFEKGVSSKGQRRRGVGLYLVRQRLDELGGQIMVDRSRLGGALFTVIIPKESR from the coding sequence ATGCGCCCAGCATCACGCATCATATCCTGGCTGCGACCGACCACGCTCCAGTCGCACCTCATTCATATGGTGCTCGCCCTGGTCCTCATCCAGATCGGCGTAAGCTGGTACGTCATCTCCGGCCTGGCGGCGAACATCTTCCGCGAGCAGATCGGCATGACCGCCCTGCAGACGGCCAGGACGGTCGCCCAGATGCCGACCATCCGCGTGGCCCTCGCCGCCCGCGATCCCCACGGTCTGATCCAGAAGCTCGCCGAATCCCTGCGCACCGAGACCGGCGCGGCCTTCATCGTCGTCTGCGACAAGTCCCAGATCCGCTATTCGCACCCCCTGCCGCAGCGCATCGGCAAGAAGTTCGTCGGTGGAGACACCGGACCGGTCCTGAACGAGGGCAGGTCGTACGTCTCCGAGGCCGTGGGCACCCTGGGCCGGTCCCTGCGCGGCATGGCCCCCGTCTTCGGCGCCGACGGCTCCGTCATCGGCTTCGTGTCCGTGGGCTACATGCTCAGGAACGTGCACCAGTCCATCTCCGCCCACCTGCAAAAACCCCTGCTGTACATCATCGGCATGAGCCTGCTCGGCATCCTGAGCGCCGTGTTCATTGCCGGCCGCCTCAAGAAGCTGACCCTGGGCCTGGAGCCGTCCGAGATCACGAGCCTCTACCTGGAGCGCGTGGCCGTGCTGCGCACCATCCGCGAGGGCGTCATCGCCATCGACACGCAGGGCCGCGTCCGCATCGTCAACCAGGCCGCGCGCCGCTATCTGGGGTTGAACCTGGAGGAGAGGTACGCGGGCAGGACAGTGGAGACCATCCTTCCCGGGGCCGGTCTGCGCAAGGCCCTGCAGACCGGGCTGGCGGAGATCGACCAGGAGCGCACCGTGGCCGGACAGGAGCTGATCTTCAACATCATGCCCGTGTCCAAGGACCAGGCCGTGCACGGCGTGGTGGCCAGCTTCCGGCGCAAGGACGAACTCGACCGCCTGGCCGCGGAGCTGTCGCGGGTCCAGGAATACTCGGAGCTCCTGCGGGTGCAGACCCACGAGTTCTCCAACAAGCTGCACACCATCGCCGGGCTGATCCAGATCGAGGCCTACCAGGAGGCCCTGGACCTCGTGGTCACCGAGTCCACGGGCTACGAGGACTTCATCCGCTTCCTCGGCGAGGCCATCCCGCATCCGGTCATTGCGGCCATCATCCTCGGCAAGTACAATCGCGCCAAGGAGTTGCGCGTGAAGCTGTCCATCGACCGCGACGGGACCCTGACCGACGTGCCGCCGCACATCAGCCAGGAAAAGATCGTGACCGTCATCGGCAACCTGCTCGACAACGCCTTCGAGGCGGTCCTCGGGCAGCCCGAAGACGCCCGCCGGGTCGACATGGCCTTCACGGACCTCGGCAACGACATCGTGTTCGAGATCGAGGACTCCGGCCCCGGCATTCCCGACGACCAGATGGAGCGGATCTTCGAGAAGGGCGTCTCCTCCAAGGGCCAGCGCCGCCGCGGGGTGGGGCTGTACCTCGTCCGCCAGCGCCTGGACGAGCTCGGCGGCCAGATCATGGTCGACCGCAGCCGTCTCGGCGGGGCCCTGTTCACCGTGATCATTCCCAAGGAGAGCCGATGA
- a CDS encoding TRAP transporter small permease: MDKLLKGVRTVLYWFSVGAMSVMLVIIFAQVVTRYLFNYTPDWSEELARFLFVWVVFLGSALIMGEGGHLAVQMLPGKFKGRPLGHAMEIVVNVSGYAFIGLLLRQGWKMTSIMTFQLSPGLNLPMSWVYVVIPLSSVLMLLYLLRDSVRIVKTLSGRGAGQEG, translated from the coding sequence ATGGACAAGCTCCTCAAGGGCGTGCGCACGGTTCTGTACTGGTTTTCCGTCGGCGCCATGAGCGTCATGCTCGTGATCATCTTCGCCCAGGTCGTGACCCGCTACCTGTTCAACTACACCCCGGACTGGTCGGAAGAGCTGGCGCGCTTTCTGTTCGTGTGGGTGGTCTTTCTCGGCTCGGCCCTGATCATGGGGGAGGGCGGGCACCTCGCCGTGCAGATGCTCCCCGGCAAGTTCAAGGGCAGGCCCCTGGGCCACGCCATGGAGATCGTGGTCAACGTCTCCGGTTACGCGTTCATCGGCCTGCTGCTGCGGCAGGGCTGGAAGATGACCTCGATCATGACCTTCCAGCTCTCCCCGGGGCTGAATCTGCCCATGAGCTGGGTCTACGTCGTGATCCCGCTGAGCTCGGTGCTCATGCTCCTGTACCTCTTGCGCGACAGCGTGCGCATCGTGAAGACGCTTTCCGGCCGCGGCGCCGGGCAGGAGGGATAG
- a CDS encoding response regulator, with product MTTRVLIVEDDERIAELHRRFTARVPGCEVLGIAHSLEDARDMARALKPHLVLLDLYFPEGSGMDFLRELRLEGLEIDVILITAAREMEPLKEALRGGVFDYLIKPVTAERFHDCLHKFHAYRRRLRDGSAIQQHDVDSLLHPAATRPLVGSGSLPKGIDTLTLGKVRGVFSADSGPVGRSADEVAVLIGVSRSTARRYLEFLISDGSLYADLVYGNVGRPERRYFRA from the coding sequence ATGACCACACGGGTGCTCATTGTCGAGGACGACGAGCGCATCGCCGAGCTGCATCGCCGCTTCACCGCCCGCGTGCCGGGCTGCGAGGTCCTGGGCATCGCCCACAGCCTGGAGGACGCCCGGGACATGGCCCGCGCGCTCAAGCCCCATCTCGTCCTCCTGGACCTCTACTTCCCCGAGGGCTCGGGCATGGACTTCCTGCGCGAGCTGCGCCTCGAGGGGCTGGAGATAGACGTCATCCTCATCACGGCGGCGCGCGAGATGGAGCCCCTCAAGGAAGCCCTGCGCGGCGGCGTGTTCGACTACCTGATCAAGCCCGTCACGGCCGAGCGTTTCCACGACTGCCTGCACAAGTTCCACGCCTATCGCCGGCGCCTGCGCGACGGCAGCGCCATCCAGCAGCACGACGTGGATTCCCTCCTGCATCCGGCGGCCACACGCCCCCTCGTCGGCAGCGGATCGCTTCCCAAGGGCATCGACACCCTGACGCTGGGCAAGGTGCGCGGCGTGTTCTCCGCGGACAGCGGGCCAGTGGGCCGCAGCGCGGACGAGGTGGCCGTGCTCATCGGCGTCAGCCGCTCCACGGCCCGGCGCTACCTCGAGTTCCTCATCTCCGACGGCAGCCTGTACGCCGACCTGGTATACGGCAACGTGGGGAGGCCCGAGCGCCGCTACTTCCGAGCCTAG
- a CDS encoding benzoate-CoA ligase family protein, protein MRRVHNAASELLDRVGASCEGKTAYLHAGGTLSYGELRGRARRFAGFFAAQGVAPGERVLLVLPDSPAFPAAFLGAMLAGACPVAVNTFLKPEDYAFFATDSGSRLLLTVEGHAAAAAASADCPAVVCDGDGPQDLQNFAPDFAPLPAADDALGFMLYSSGSTGRPKGVPHRQADLLRPAATWGPILGLGPADVVLSSSKLFFAYGLLASLVLPLSAGAATVLFPGKPGPYDIYDLMAAHRPTAFFGVPTLYNAMIRAFEPAMKESVTPLCVSAGEALPALLFEEWERLTGSAVLDGIGSTESCNVFICNPREERRPGSVGRVVPGFEARLVDDEGRDVPAGAKGHLLVRGESFCRGYWNRPDKDRETMLPDGWVRTGDVFEERDGWYYHQGRSDDMLKSGGQWVSPVQVEEALLRHPAVAECAVAACRVGGLDLVCAFVVPAGDAKPGKALTLEWRGHLLRALPEHMCPARFECVAELPKTATGKVQRFRLRGN, encoded by the coding sequence ATGAGGCGAGTGCACAACGCAGCCTCCGAGCTGCTGGACCGCGTGGGCGCGTCGTGCGAAGGCAAGACGGCCTATCTCCACGCAGGCGGAACGCTCTCCTACGGGGAACTGCGCGGCAGGGCCCGGAGGTTCGCGGGCTTTTTCGCCGCGCAGGGAGTCGCGCCGGGGGAGCGGGTGCTCCTGGTGCTGCCCGACTCGCCCGCCTTTCCCGCGGCCTTTCTCGGGGCCATGCTCGCGGGCGCCTGTCCGGTGGCCGTGAACACCTTTCTGAAGCCCGAGGACTACGCCTTCTTCGCGACCGACTCCGGTTCGCGGCTCCTCCTGACGGTCGAGGGCCACGCGGCCGCGGCCGCCGCCTCGGCGGACTGCCCGGCAGTCGTCTGCGACGGAGACGGGCCGCAAGATCTGCAGAACTTCGCGCCCGATTTCGCGCCGCTGCCCGCGGCGGACGACGCGCTCGGCTTCATGCTCTACAGCTCGGGCTCCACCGGGCGGCCCAAGGGCGTGCCCCACCGCCAGGCCGACCTGCTGCGGCCCGCCGCTACCTGGGGCCCGATTCTCGGCCTGGGCCCCGCGGACGTGGTGCTCTCCTCGAGCAAGCTCTTCTTCGCCTACGGGCTCCTCGCGAGCCTCGTCCTGCCCCTGTCCGCGGGCGCCGCAACCGTGCTCTTCCCCGGCAAGCCCGGGCCCTACGACATCTACGACCTCATGGCCGCGCACAGGCCCACGGCCTTCTTCGGCGTGCCCACGCTCTACAACGCCATGATCCGGGCCTTCGAACCGGCCATGAAGGAGAGCGTCACGCCCCTGTGCGTGAGCGCGGGCGAGGCCCTGCCCGCGCTGCTCTTCGAGGAGTGGGAGCGTCTGACCGGCTCCGCCGTCCTCGACGGCATCGGCTCCACCGAGTCCTGCAACGTCTTCATCTGCAACCCCAGGGAAGAGCGCAGGCCGGGCTCGGTCGGACGCGTGGTGCCCGGCTTCGAGGCCCGCCTGGTGGACGACGAGGGGCGCGACGTGCCCGCGGGCGCCAAGGGGCACCTGCTCGTCCGCGGCGAGAGCTTCTGCCGCGGCTACTGGAACAGGCCGGACAAGGACCGCGAGACCATGCTCCCCGACGGCTGGGTGCGCACCGGCGACGTCTTCGAGGAGCGCGACGGCTGGTATTACCACCAGGGCCGCAGCGACGACATGCTCAAGTCCGGCGGGCAGTGGGTCTCGCCCGTGCAGGTGGAGGAGGCGCTTCTGCGCCATCCGGCCGTGGCCGAGTGCGCGGTGGCGGCCTGCCGCGTGGGCGGGCTCGATCTCGTCTGCGCCTTCGTGGTCCCGGCCGGGGACGCGAAGCCGGGCAAGGCCCTGACGCTCGAGTGGCGCGGCCACCTCCTGCGCGCGCTCCCGGAGCACATGTGCCCGGCGCGCTTCGAGTGCGTGGCCGAGCTGCCCAAGACCGCCACGGGCAAGGTGCAGCGCTTCAGGCTGCGCGGGAACTAG
- a CDS encoding diguanylate cyclase, with product MTRRRKSSRPESTVLKRVAQIVVAPPEGPRLAAEYADLAEDYRALVERFYKTIAISDAYQAQAKEMAVELERMTVKLRRLREVALPVCVRCHKVHAGDEYWQRLETFFIQNLDVLFSQGLCPDCLTATRDRLGADACAQAVIPSRPRRKAAPDLAEDKVTRELRELAQRAEREESPLAADIAKAAKSCNKLARRFAKTITISDSFQSQLQELNTRLELMARTDLLTGLSNRWEMASRLEAERSRAERHGCPTAVIVGDLDHFKTVNDTFGHLAGDKVLKAVAETLRKSLRREDHCGRWGGEEFLILLPETTLAQASQVAEKLREVVRSLRVEFEGRAITVTMSFGVGEFTPGMGLDDGLKMVDDALYAAKAGGRNQVVITQDRPPEG from the coding sequence GTGGTCGCCCCTCCCGAGGGTCCGAGGCTCGCGGCCGAATACGCCGACCTGGCCGAGGACTACCGCGCGCTGGTGGAGCGCTTCTACAAGACCATCGCCATCAGCGACGCCTACCAGGCCCAGGCCAAGGAGATGGCGGTCGAGCTCGAGCGCATGACGGTCAAGCTGCGCCGCCTGCGCGAGGTCGCCCTGCCGGTCTGCGTGCGCTGCCACAAGGTCCACGCCGGTGACGAGTACTGGCAGCGGCTGGAGACCTTCTTCATCCAGAACCTCGACGTCCTCTTCAGCCAGGGGCTGTGCCCGGACTGCCTGACCGCCACGCGGGACCGCCTGGGCGCGGACGCCTGCGCGCAGGCCGTGATCCCGAGCCGTCCCAGGCGCAAGGCAGCCCCGGACCTGGCCGAGGACAAGGTGACCCGCGAGCTGCGCGAGCTGGCGCAGCGGGCCGAGCGGGAAGAATCGCCCCTGGCCGCGGACATCGCCAAGGCGGCCAAGAGCTGCAACAAGCTGGCGCGCCGCTTCGCCAAGACCATCACCATCAGCGACTCGTTCCAGTCCCAGCTGCAGGAGCTCAACACCCGCCTCGAGCTCATGGCCCGCACGGACCTGCTCACGGGGCTTTCCAACCGCTGGGAGATGGCCTCGCGGCTGGAGGCGGAGCGTTCCCGCGCCGAGCGCCACGGCTGCCCCACGGCCGTGATCGTGGGCGACCTGGACCATTTCAAGACGGTCAACGACACCTTCGGCCACCTGGCCGGGGACAAGGTGCTGAAGGCCGTGGCCGAGACGCTGCGCAAGAGCCTGCGCCGCGAGGACCACTGCGGCCGCTGGGGGGGCGAGGAGTTCCTGATCCTCCTGCCCGAGACCACCCTGGCCCAGGCCAGCCAGGTGGCGGAAAAGCTTCGCGAGGTGGTGCGCTCCTTGCGTGTCGAATTCGAGGGCCGCGCCATCACGGTGACCATGAGCTTCGGCGTGGGCGAGTTCACGCCCGGCATGGGCCTGGACGACGGCCTCAAGATGGTCGACGACGCCCTCTACGCCGCCAAGGCCGGCGGCCGCAACCAGGTGGTCATCACGCAGGATCGTCCCCCGGAGGGCTGA
- a CDS encoding DctP family TRAP transporter solute-binding subunit produces the protein MKRLFVCVVAMLAIAVAAPVFAKTVLKLGHIAEPSHPYAQGADYFAKLVAEKSGGDLEIQIFPSSQLGNQKELTEGLIYGTIDMALTGTAALGQFQPKISLFDLPFLFKNRDHAYRALDSVGMDLGKELEPHGIKLLGFMENGIRHLTNNVRPIKTPADMAGLKIRVMPNKIYIATMKALGASPTPMAFSELYSALQQGTVDGQENPSAHIYTKHFYEVQKYASLTAHAYSAEPMLISMATWERLSDKQKTVIQESAVEAIAWQRKLSAKEDQDYWDKIKATGKMQVITVDRELFKTATLPVWKEFAKTVGQDNIDKVEALAGN, from the coding sequence ATGAAACGTCTTTTCGTGTGTGTCGTCGCCATGCTCGCCATTGCCGTGGCCGCCCCCGTATTCGCCAAGACCGTGCTCAAGCTCGGGCACATAGCGGAGCCCAGCCACCCCTATGCCCAGGGCGCCGACTATTTCGCCAAGCTGGTCGCCGAGAAGTCCGGCGGCGATCTCGAAATCCAGATCTTTCCGTCCTCCCAGCTCGGCAACCAGAAGGAGCTGACCGAAGGGCTCATCTACGGCACCATCGACATGGCCCTGACCGGCACCGCCGCCCTCGGCCAGTTCCAGCCCAAGATCTCGCTCTTCGACCTGCCCTTCCTCTTCAAGAACCGCGACCATGCCTACAGGGCCCTCGATTCCGTGGGCATGGACCTGGGCAAGGAGCTCGAGCCGCACGGCATCAAGCTCCTCGGGTTCATGGAGAACGGCATCCGCCATCTCACGAACAACGTCCGCCCGATCAAGACCCCGGCCGACATGGCGGGCCTGAAGATCCGCGTCATGCCCAACAAGATCTACATCGCCACCATGAAGGCCCTGGGCGCGTCGCCCACCCCCATGGCCTTCAGCGAGCTGTACTCCGCCCTGCAGCAGGGCACCGTGGACGGACAGGAGAATCCCAGCGCCCACATCTACACCAAGCATTTCTACGAGGTGCAGAAGTACGCCTCCCTGACCGCCCACGCCTATTCCGCCGAGCCCATGCTCATCTCCATGGCCACCTGGGAGCGGCTGAGCGACAAGCAGAAGACCGTCATCCAGGAGTCCGCGGTCGAGGCCATCGCCTGGCAGCGCAAGCTCTCGGCCAAGGAGGACCAGGACTACTGGGACAAGATCAAGGCCACCGGCAAGATGCAGGTCATCACGGTCGACCGCGAGCTCTTCAAGACGGCGACCCTGCCCGTCTGGAAGGAGTTCGCCAAGACGGTCGGCCAGGACAACATCGACAAGGTCGAGGCCTTGGCCGGCAACTAG